The Ignavibacteria bacterium region TTATCAATTTCCGAAATAACTATTTCTGAAACAAAAATTTCAAACAAATCTATTTCTTTAAAAAACCGTTCTGTAAAAATTTTTCTTTCTGGATTTCTTGAATCAAACAACGCAGAAATTACAGACGTATCAAGATAAACTTTGTATTTGTGCTTCATTACCGATACTCAAATCTTTTCACACAATTCGACTTTTTTTAATGCTGATGTTTCCATAAAATTTTTAGAATATTCTTTGCGATACTTTGCACTTCCTTTTGCGTTACTTCGCGGTTAAATACGATTTCTTTTTACCGCAAAGTTTTTCGCAGAGAAACGCAGAGTTTCATTTAGAGAATGTTGAAAAACTTTGTTTCCATAAAATTTTAAAATCCCAAATAACAAAATTCAAATACCAAATAAATTCCAAAGTTCAAAAAGATAACCTTTCAAACTTTGAAATTTTGAAATTGAATTTTATTTGATATTTGGTTTTTGACATTTGGATTTTTTCTCGCAAAGCCGCCAAGTCGCGAAAAAAAACTTCTTTGCATCTTAGCGACTTTGCGTGAGATAAAAAATTTACATTTTAGAAATCACCACATCGCCAAACTCCGAACATTTGACTTCCGTAGCGCCATCCATCAAACGCGCAAAATCGTATGTAACTTTTTTACTGGTAATCGCGCCGTTCATTCCTTTCAAAATTAAATCGGCGGCTTCCGTCCAACCGAGATAACGCAACATCATTTCGCCGGAAAGCACAACCGAGCCGGGATTCACTTTATCGAGATTCGCATACTTCGGCGCAGTGCCGTGTGTCGCTTCAAAAATTGCGTGTCCGCTGATGTAATTGATGTTTCCGCCGGGAGCAATGCCAATACCGCCAACTTGTGCCGCGAGCGCATCGGAAAGATAATCGCCGTTCAAATTGAGCGTTGCAATCACGTCAAAATCTTCGGGACGCGTGAGCACTTGCTGCAACGTGATATCCGCAATCGCATCTTTAATCACGATTCCTGCGCCGGATTTTCCGTCGGGAATTTTGCACCACGGACCGCCATCTATTTCCACCGCGCCAAAAAATTCTTTCGCCGTTTTATATCCCCAATCGCGAAACGCTCCTTCGGTAAATTTCATAATGTTTCCTTTATGCACGAGCGTTACACTTTTGCGTTTGTTTTGTATCGCATACGAAATTGCGCTGTGAATCAAGCGAACACTTCCCGAATAACTCACAGGTTTTATTCCCACACCGACTGCAACATCCGATGGAAAATCTTTTGCGCCGACTGCATTCCAAAATTCTTCCGCTTTCGGTTTTGTGCCGAAACGAATTTTTTCAAACTGTTTCGGAAATTCTTTCGCGATAAAATCCAAAACTTTTTGTGCTTC contains the following coding sequences:
- a CDS encoding NADP-dependent isocitrate dehydrogenase, which codes for MSTYKNSIVPNGQKITIHNGKLNVPDNPIIPFIEGDGTGPDIWRASVRVMDAAVQKAYNGKRTIAWFEVYAGEKSFNKFNNWLPDETVDAFKEFLVGIKGPLTTPVGGGIRSLNVALRQLLDLYVCLRPVQYFHGVPSPVKHPEKVDMVIFRENTEDIYAGIEYASATLEAQKVLDFIAKEFPKQFEKIRFGTKPKAEEFWNAVGAKDFPSDVAVGVGIKPVSYSGSVRLIHSAISYAIQNKRKSVTLVHKGNIMKFTEGAFRDWGYKTAKEFFGAVEIDGGPWCKIPDGKSGAGIVIKDAIADITLQQVLTRPEDFDVIATLNLNGDYLSDALAAQVGGIGIAPGGNINYISGHAIFEATHGTAPKYANLDKVNPGSVVLSGEMMLRYLGWTEAADLILKGMNGAITSKKVTYDFARLMDGATEVKCSEFGDVVISKM